A region of Nostoc sp. 'Peltigera membranacea cyanobiont' N6 DNA encodes the following proteins:
- a CDS encoding BamA/TamA family outer membrane protein: protein MRLSPVLLAAVAITVPLGGSLSAKAETANSSKQTTEVLTLGTNQQPEKNTSQQDSSKSLEPLTNPKVVIEQPKSRIVAVYPANPAAMPAAGYAYAKPGVIVPTSTTPKTAQQTPQINPSPTQQPSPAPDIPPPEIQQPTPSQTPETAPFPENVNPPTTEPLLPTTPEPSTAPEISPSDSQQRTPTPRPGGTTIPQNANPQTTPSPENVNPQITPGNTQPNTAPEANDPRVLVSEVVIKSQAGQLSPELEEQVYRVIRTQAGRTTTRSQLQEDINAIFGTGFFSNVQASPEDTPLGVRVSFVVQPNPILSKVEVQANPGTGVASVLPANTVDEVFREQYGKILNLRDLQEGIKQLNKRYQDQGYVLANVIGAPQVSENGVVTLQVAEGVVENIRVRFRNKDGQETDEKGQPIRGRTQDYIITRELELKPGQIFNRNTVQKDLQRVYGLGLFEDVNVSLDPGSDPSKVDVVVNVAERSSGSIAAGAGISSASGLFGTVSYQQQNLNGRNQKLGAEVQVGERELLFDLRFTDPWIAGDPYRTSYTTNIFRRSSISLIFDGKDEDIRTFDPNNPTNTDSQDRPRILRVGGGVTFTRPLSTNPYKTSVWTASAGLQYQRVSARDADGNLKTTGAVFNNDGVPLDPNGNPTPNGQPLEIPLTLSPGGQDDLLLLQLGAQRDLRNNPLQPTSGSYLRFGVDQSVPIGLGNIFLTRFRGSYSQYLPIKLISLSKGAQTLAFNLQAGTILGDLPPYEAFTLGGSNSVRGYEEGALGSGRSYVQASVEYRFPVFSVVSGALFFDLGSDLGTSTRAAEVLNKNGSGFGYGLGVRVQSPLGPIRIDYGINDDGDSRINFGIGERF from the coding sequence ATGCGTTTATCTCCCGTATTGCTGGCAGCAGTAGCAATTACAGTGCCTTTGGGCGGCTCATTGAGTGCAAAAGCAGAAACCGCCAACAGTTCAAAACAGACAACAGAAGTTTTGACACTAGGAACAAATCAGCAGCCAGAAAAAAACACTAGTCAACAAGACTCTAGTAAGAGTCTTGAGCCTCTAACTAATCCCAAAGTAGTTATAGAGCAACCAAAATCCCGCATTGTCGCAGTTTACCCTGCTAATCCAGCAGCGATGCCTGCGGCGGGCTACGCCTACGCAAAACCAGGGGTAATAGTGCCAACCTCCACAACGCCAAAAACTGCACAACAAACCCCTCAAATCAATCCCAGCCCAACTCAACAGCCCTCTCCCGCCCCAGACATTCCACCGCCAGAAATTCAACAACCAACGCCTTCTCAAACTCCTGAGACCGCTCCATTCCCGGAGAATGTTAACCCACCGACAACGGAGCCTTTATTACCCACAACTCCAGAACCATCTACCGCCCCAGAGATTTCACCTTCAGATAGCCAACAAAGAACACCTACCCCACGCCCAGGCGGGACTACCATTCCCCAGAATGCTAATCCACAGACAACTCCCAGTCCGGAGAATGTTAATCCACAGATAACTCCGGGAAATACTCAACCCAACACAGCCCCGGAAGCCAATGACCCCCGCGTACTGGTGTCAGAAGTAGTAATTAAATCGCAGGCTGGGCAACTATCACCAGAACTGGAAGAACAAGTTTATAGAGTAATTCGTACCCAAGCAGGACGAACGACAACTCGCAGCCAACTGCAAGAAGATATTAACGCCATCTTTGGAACTGGCTTCTTCTCCAACGTCCAAGCATCCCCAGAAGATACCCCCTTGGGAGTGCGAGTGAGCTTTGTTGTACAGCCTAACCCCATCCTGAGCAAAGTAGAAGTGCAAGCTAATCCTGGCACTGGTGTTGCCTCCGTATTACCAGCTAATACTGTCGATGAAGTATTTCGGGAGCAATATGGCAAAATCCTTAACTTGCGTGACTTGCAAGAAGGTATTAAACAGCTAAACAAGCGATATCAAGACCAAGGTTATGTGTTAGCCAACGTGATTGGAGCGCCACAAGTCTCTGAAAACGGAGTTGTTACCTTGCAAGTAGCAGAAGGTGTAGTAGAAAACATTAGAGTCCGGTTCCGCAATAAAGATGGTCAGGAGACAGACGAGAAGGGACAACCAATTCGGGGGCGGACACAAGATTACATCATTACCAGAGAACTGGAGTTGAAGCCAGGACAAATATTCAACCGCAACACGGTGCAAAAAGACCTACAGCGCGTGTATGGGCTAGGACTGTTTGAAGATGTGAATGTCTCCCTCGACCCTGGTAGTGACCCCAGCAAGGTCGATGTAGTAGTGAATGTAGCTGAACGTAGTAGCGGTTCTATTGCGGCTGGGGCAGGGATTAGTTCTGCTAGCGGACTTTTTGGAACAGTTAGCTATCAACAGCAAAACCTAAACGGCAGAAACCAAAAACTGGGGGCAGAAGTACAGGTTGGAGAACGGGAACTGCTGTTTGATCTGCGGTTTACAGACCCCTGGATTGCAGGAGATCCTTACCGGACTTCCTACACAACCAATATTTTTCGCCGCAGTTCCATTTCGCTGATTTTTGATGGCAAAGATGAAGATATTAGAACATTTGACCCAAATAATCCCACTAATACCGATTCTCAGGATCGCCCCCGCATTCTCCGTGTAGGTGGTGGTGTCACCTTTACCCGTCCCCTCTCTACCAATCCTTACAAAACTTCCGTCTGGACTGCCTCAGCCGGTTTACAGTATCAAAGAGTTTCTGCCCGTGATGCTGACGGCAATCTCAAAACAACAGGAGCGGTATTCAATAATGATGGAGTTCCTCTTGACCCGAATGGAAATCCCACTCCCAATGGTCAACCACTCGAAATTCCACTTACCTTGTCTCCCGGAGGTCAAGACGATTTACTACTTCTGCAACTAGGGGCACAGCGCGATCTCCGTAATAACCCCCTGCAACCCACTAGTGGTTCTTATCTCCGCTTTGGGGTTGACCAGTCGGTTCCCATAGGACTAGGCAACATTTTCCTCACCAGATTCCGGGGTAGCTACAGCCAATATTTACCCATCAAGCTGATTAGTCTCAGCAAAGGAGCGCAAACCTTAGCCTTTAACTTGCAAGCAGGAACCATCCTTGGCGACTTGCCTCCTTACGAAGCTTTTACTCTTGGGGGTAGCAATTCCGTCCGGGGTTATGAAGAAGGAGCATTGGGTAGTGGACGCTCTTACGTGCAAGCATCAGTTGAGTACAGGTTTCCAGTTTTTTCAGTAGTCAGTGGCGCACTATTTTTTGATCTTGGCAGTGACCTGGGAACTAGTACTAGGGCGGCTGAGGTGTTAAACAAAAATGGTAGTGGCTTCGGCTATGGTCTTGGCGTTCGCGTTCAGTCTCCACTAGGGCCAATTCGTATTGACTACGGTATCAACGATGATGGGGATAGTCGGATTAATTTTGGTATTGGGGAAAGGTTCTAA